The following DNA comes from Nicotiana sylvestris chromosome 10, ASM39365v2, whole genome shotgun sequence.
catataaaataaaaataaatgaattaaAGCGATGTTTTTTTTCCAAAAGATATAAATTATTAGTTGAAAAGCAATGATTTTGAATTGAGTTCTTGCAAAATCATTTATGAGAAACGCTCATCATAGTTTGGTGAGGTGGATTGTTTAGCCAAAATTGATCTAATGCATCTTGCCCCAAGCTATGCTTTGGGTGGCGTGGATCAACCCATTTTAACCCGTCAACTTTGATTTACCATCCATTTGACACGCTTATTCTCAGGTTTCTGATATCGTCGTTGCAAGAAGGAAGTATGAGAAGCGCTCATCGGAGTTGGTCAGAGTGACAGATCTTAAGCTGGAGGATCAACGATATTTTCGGGATCTGGTTCGCAAAACACGAATGCTTTATGATTCTCTACGAGTTCTTGCAATGTTAGAGGATGAAAACAACCAACATTTGGGTCCTAGACAGACCAGATCAAGAGGGGACTTGAAGGCATCACAAATTATGAGAGAGCATGGACTTTGGCTGAGTCGGGATAAGCGCACTGTTGGTGCGATCCCCGGAATTGTTGTCGGTGACTTGTTCTTATATCGAATGGAGCTTTGTGTGGTAGGATTACATGGGACGCCTCAAGCTGGGATTGATTATCTTCCTGCTAACCAGAGCTCAAATGGGGAGCCAATTGCCACAAGTGTAATTGCTTCGGGGGGTTACGAGGATGATGAAGATGCAGGGGATGTGATTATATATAcagggcaaggtggacaggataAGAACTCGCGGCAAGTTGTGCATCAAAAATTGGAAGGTGGGAATTTGGCATTGGAGAGGAGCATGCACTATGGAATTGAGGTGAGGGTAATTCGTGGTTTTAAATATGCAGGTAGTTCTAGTGGTAAAGTGTATGTGTATGATGGATTGTATAGAATCTTGGAATCCTGGTTTGATGTGGGTAAGTCTGGATTTGGAGTGTACAAGTATAAGCTTGTTAGGATTGAGAATCAACCAGATATGGGAAGTGCTATTCTAAGATTTGCAGAGAGTCTTAGGATCAGACCGCTGGAGGTAAGGCCCATGGGATACATTACTCTTGATATATcaaggaaaaaggaaaatgtgCCCGTATTTTTGTTCAATGATATTGATAATGAACGTGATCCAGTTTGTTATGATTATCTGTTGAAGACTGTATTTCCTCCATATGTCTATCAGCATGTGGGAAATGGTTCAGGTTGTGCGTGCACAGACGGATGTGGGAATAATTGCTTTTGCATGATGAAAAATGGTGGACACTTTGCATATGATATAAATGGGATCTTGTTGAGAGGAAAGCCGGTTGTTTTTGAATGTGGACCACATTGTCCATGTCCTTCAACTTGTCGGAATCGAGTTAGTCAGAAAGGTGTGAGGAACAGGTTTGAAGTGTTTCGGTCTAGGGAGACTGGTTGGGGGGTTAGGTCGTTGGACCTCATCCAAGCAGGGTCTTTTATTTGTGAATATACTGGTGTTGTACTCACCCAAGAGCAAGCTCAAATCTTTACAATGAATGGTGATAGTTTAATCTATCCAAGTCGATTTGCCGAGAGATGGGCAGAACGGGGAGATTTGTCCCAAATAGATTCTAATTATGTCCGACCGGCATATCCCTCCATTCCTCCTTTGGATTTTGCAATGGATGTATCTAAAATGAGGAATTTAGCCTGTTACATGAGTCACAGTTCAATCCCCAATGTTCTAGTACAACCTGTGCTGTATGATCATAATAGTGTATCTTTCCCTCACCTCATGCTCTTTGCAATGGAGAATATCCCTCCTCTAAGGGAGCTCAGCATTGATTATGGAGTGGCTGATGATTCGACAGGGAAGCTTGCCATCTGCAATTAGTCACTGCCTCATAGAAATTGATGCAGTTTTGAATGGGATACAGCATAGCCATTTTTGACACATACTGAGGTAAGCAAACATTAACAGTCAATAAATCCTGAGAATTTAAATTTATGTAAGTCGTCATAACATTTTCCTGAATTGCTAATTTTGCAATTAGATTCTGTAAATTGGTCATCTTACTGAAGCTGCCTGTGGTCTAAGAAGTACATTGTACTCTTTGCTTTCTATGTCTAAGAAGCTTCCAATTTATTCTTGAAGAATTAAATACAGTAAAAAGTTGAACTTTTGAAACATTAACTGCACCAACTGGACAAAAGAAGATTGTGGCCAATGCCATCTTTTATTAATTTATTTCTGCTTTAGCAACTATTAGCATTATCTGCCAAACATTGAGGAGTACTTGCATGCTTTGAAGACTATTTATGTTCTCATCTAAAGACTGCTCCAGTGTTTCAGTTGAAGCACCTTAAACTGACTGAGAACTGTCTCTGAAGCCCTTTATGTGTTCTATATCGTAAGTCAAAAAGCGGGTCACATTTTTTGATAATTGTATACTCACTTGGCTAATGTATGCTTTCCTGATGTTATGAATCTTGTTTAATGCCACTTGTCCTATACCTTGTTCTCTTCTTTGTGGATTTTATTCTCTTGCAAATATGGTGTGAggaattttaataattatattttgtCGGAGTAAAGTGAACTTCATAGGATCTTGTTTATCCTCTGTTACAAGTTCTAAAATCCTGTTTTTTGACAGCAGTATCGTCAATGATACAATTATTTTGTTGGAGAACACCTAGCATGTGATTCCGCAGGAAGCTGTTGGTTTGTGGTTGTCACTTATAACAGCCTGTCACTTAAATGTCTGCTGATATTAGATTGTTTTTCACGCAGATGAAGGGCCAACTGTTTCCCTGTTCCGTTTGCTCTCCAATACTTGCAGTCTTGATGATAGAATCTAGTAGTAGTCCACTTTACAAAGAACATGTCGCTCATGGTTTTGTTTTGGCATCAGTTCGCAGACCCTATCTTGTAGATATCAAGGTGTGGTTAATGACTAGCTGAGAAGATAGAAGAAAGCTTCTTGCAGGAGTAGGAACCCCTTTCACCAATGTATCTCATTAGTAAAACTAACCTGGGAAAACAGCAactacaacaaaaaaaaaaaccagtaaaatcccacaagcgGGGTGGGAGTAATATTGTTCGCGATTGTAAGAATTTTTGTGTTAGTATTAGCTACTTCTTGTTTGTCTTTCATTCAAGAAAAGGTAGTAGCTTTTAGATATGAAGACCGAACTTCATATGATTATGTAAAGAAATTTGTATCAATCCTGTGCCATGGATAGTTGTAATCCAGATCAAATGCCTTTTCTTCTTCTAGATAATAGAGGAAGTAGAACTAGATGGTGTCAAATTGGAGTGCACGGGTTTGCAAAGATTGAAGAGAAACCAAATTtgaggatttcatattcagtttTTCCCTTCTGAATATGACAATTGTAAGAGATAACAAAGGATGAGTACTTGATACCAGAGTTTCATTTTCATTGTTTACCAGATTGGAAGTACACTGAACAAACTTACTACAAGATGgtg
Coding sequences within:
- the LOC104226196 gene encoding histone-lysine N-methyltransferase family member SUVH9-like; this translates as MGSIVPFQDLNFQPEIPTTSKIFPKIEPKAEPLDEFTPQFTNPSLNFNNINPQLNATSSQNARGCGEAGVYSEYNRISELFRAAFAQRNGDVEVLQDPDPDCRAIVPVSNDSQVSDIVVARRKYEKRSSELVRVTDLKLEDQRYFRDLVRKTRMLYDSLRVLAMLEDENNQHLGPRQTRSRGDLKASQIMREHGLWLSRDKRTVGAIPGIVVGDLFLYRMELCVVGLHGTPQAGIDYLPANQSSNGEPIATSVIASGGYEDDEDAGDVIIYTGQGGQDKNSRQVVHQKLEGGNLALERSMHYGIEVRVIRGFKYAGSSSGKVYVYDGLYRILESWFDVGKSGFGVYKYKLVRIENQPDMGSAILRFAESLRIRPLEVRPMGYITLDISRKKENVPVFLFNDIDNERDPVCYDYLLKTVFPPYVYQHVGNGSGCACTDGCGNNCFCMMKNGGHFAYDINGILLRGKPVVFECGPHCPCPSTCRNRVSQKGVRNRFEVFRSRETGWGVRSLDLIQAGSFICEYTGVVLTQEQAQIFTMNGDSLIYPSRFAERWAERGDLSQIDSNYVRPAYPSIPPLDFAMDVSKMRNLACYMSHSSIPNVLVQPVLYDHNSVSFPHLMLFAMENIPPLRELSIDYGVADDSTGKLAICN